The following coding sequences lie in one Arthrobacter sp. SLBN-122 genomic window:
- the gatB gene encoding Asp-tRNA(Asn)/Glu-tRNA(Gln) amidotransferase subunit GatB: MNTEAILSFDEAMEKYDPVLGFEVHVELNTKTKMFSSAPNVFGDEPNTNVNEVDLGMPGVLPVVNKTAVESSIKIGLALNCKIAESCRFARKNYFYPDTPKNFQTSQYDEPIAYDGYLDVELEDGTVFRVEIERAHMEEDAGKLTHMGGATGRIHGADFSLVDYNRAGVPLVEIVTKPIEGAGSRAPELAKAYVAAIREIVKNLGVSDARMERGNVRCDANVSLRPHGRERFGIRSETKNVNSLRAVEHAVRYEIQRHAAVLDSGSPVVQETRHWHEDTRTTTSGRPKSDADDYRYFPEPDLVPVVASREWVEELRATLPEPPAERRKRLKADWGYSDLEFRDVVNAGVLDEIEETIAAGASASVARKWWMGEIVGRAKAADVDPGQLGVQPATIVELSRMVEAGKINNKMATEVLDGVLAGEGTPEEIVQKRGLAVVSDDGPLLEAIDAALAAQPDVAEKIRGGKVQAIGAIVGGVMKATRGQADAGRVKELILEKLGVTA, translated from the coding sequence ATGAACACCGAGGCAATCCTGAGCTTCGACGAGGCCATGGAGAAGTACGACCCCGTCCTGGGCTTCGAGGTCCACGTGGAGCTCAACACCAAGACCAAGATGTTCTCCTCGGCCCCCAACGTCTTCGGTGACGAGCCCAACACCAACGTCAACGAGGTGGACCTGGGCATGCCGGGCGTCCTGCCCGTGGTCAACAAGACGGCGGTGGAGTCCTCCATCAAGATCGGCCTGGCGCTGAACTGCAAGATCGCCGAATCCTGCCGCTTCGCCCGGAAGAACTACTTCTACCCGGACACCCCCAAGAACTTCCAGACCTCCCAGTACGACGAGCCCATCGCGTACGACGGCTACCTGGACGTCGAACTGGAGGACGGCACCGTCTTCCGCGTCGAGATCGAGCGCGCGCACATGGAGGAGGACGCCGGAAAGCTGACCCACATGGGCGGCGCCACCGGCCGCATCCACGGCGCCGACTTCTCCCTGGTGGACTACAACCGTGCCGGCGTTCCGCTGGTGGAAATTGTCACCAAGCCCATCGAGGGTGCCGGTTCCCGCGCCCCGGAACTGGCCAAGGCGTACGTGGCCGCCATCCGGGAGATCGTGAAGAACCTGGGTGTCTCCGATGCCCGCATGGAACGCGGCAACGTGCGGTGCGATGCCAACGTCTCGCTCCGCCCGCACGGGCGCGAACGGTTCGGCATCCGGTCCGAGACCAAGAACGTGAACTCGCTGCGCGCCGTCGAACATGCCGTCCGCTACGAGATCCAGCGCCACGCCGCCGTCCTGGACTCCGGCAGCCCCGTGGTCCAGGAGACCCGGCACTGGCACGAGGACACCCGCACCACCACTTCAGGCCGGCCCAAGTCGGACGCGGACGACTACCGCTACTTCCCGGAACCGGACCTGGTGCCCGTGGTTGCCTCCCGCGAGTGGGTGGAGGAACTGCGTGCCACGCTGCCCGAGCCCCCGGCCGAGCGCCGCAAGCGCCTCAAGGCGGACTGGGGCTACTCCGACCTGGAATTCCGCGACGTGGTGAACGCCGGCGTCCTGGACGAGATCGAGGAAACCATTGCGGCCGGCGCCTCGGCGTCCGTGGCCCGCAAGTGGTGGATGGGCGAGATCGTGGGCCGCGCCAAGGCCGCCGACGTCGACCCCGGCCAGTTGGGCGTCCAGCCCGCCACGATCGTGGAGCTCAGCCGCATGGTGGAAGCCGGCAAGATCAACAACAAGATGGCTACGGAGGTGCTGGACGGCGTGCTCGCAGGTGAAGGCACCCCCGAGGAGATCGTTCAGAAGCGCGGCCTCGCCGTGGTGTCCGACGACGGGCCCCTCCTGGAAGCCATTGACGCCGCACTGGCTGCCCAGCCCGACGTCGCGGAGAAGATCCGCGGCGGCAAGGTCCAGGCCATCGGTGCCATCGTGGGCGGGGTCATGAAGGCCACCCGCGGGCAGGCGGATGCCGGCCGCGTGAAAGAACTGATCCTGGAGAAGCTGGGCGTCACCGCCTAG
- a CDS encoding IS110 family transposase has protein sequence MSIVTHSHPFVVGVDTHAKNHVYAIITTTTGELLQTRDFPTTSAGINRALAWVARHIGADLATLWVIEGAASYGALLAGAVGAAGYDVAEAPRMDARSHHGVGKSDLLDAHRIAAAVLPLETDQLRRPRLNEGIRAALRVLVTARESMTTERTRAVNALTALARVNDLGLDARKPLTGTQIREVCRWRAREEPLALSIARSEAVRLAKRIGELDAEIKTNNDRITELVEVSEAAPLLQETGFGPVTAAICLTAWSHHGRVRSEAAFASLAGASPIPASSGNTVRHRLNRGGDRTLNRALHMVALSRMTFDTETSNYVTKRQTEGRTKREIRRCVKRYLARRIYRTLSAATPSASQA, from the coding sequence ATGTCTATCGTTACGCATTCGCACCCGTTTGTCGTCGGCGTCGATACCCACGCCAAAAACCATGTCTACGCGATCATCACCACCACAACCGGGGAACTGCTTCAAACCCGGGACTTCCCGACCACCAGCGCCGGGATCAACCGCGCCCTGGCCTGGGTGGCACGTCACATCGGAGCTGACCTGGCCACATTGTGGGTGATCGAGGGAGCCGCGTCCTATGGTGCCCTCCTCGCCGGAGCTGTAGGCGCCGCCGGCTACGACGTCGCCGAAGCACCGAGGATGGATGCCCGGTCCCATCACGGGGTTGGCAAATCCGACCTGTTGGATGCCCACCGGATCGCCGCGGCCGTCCTGCCGTTGGAAACGGATCAGTTGCGCAGGCCACGACTGAACGAAGGTATCCGGGCCGCCTTGCGGGTCCTGGTCACCGCGCGGGAGTCGATGACGACCGAGCGCACCCGGGCCGTGAACGCCCTAACAGCGCTGGCCCGGGTCAACGACCTTGGCCTTGACGCCCGCAAACCCCTCACGGGAACCCAGATCCGTGAAGTCTGCCGCTGGCGCGCCCGTGAAGAACCACTGGCACTGTCGATCGCCCGCTCAGAAGCAGTCCGGCTCGCCAAGCGGATCGGCGAGCTCGACGCGGAGATCAAAACCAACAACGACCGGATCACCGAACTGGTGGAAGTGAGCGAAGCCGCACCTTTGCTCCAGGAAACCGGCTTCGGCCCCGTCACCGCCGCCATCTGCCTCACCGCCTGGTCACACCACGGCCGGGTCCGGTCCGAAGCCGCCTTCGCCTCGCTAGCCGGGGCCAGCCCAATCCCAGCCTCCTCCGGGAACACCGTCCGGCACAGACTCAACCGCGGCGGTGACCGAACCCTGAACAGGGCACTGCACATGGTCGCCCTCAGCAGAATGACGTTCGACACCGAGACCAGCAACTACGTCACCAAACGACAAACCGAAGGACGCACCAAAAGGGAAATCCGCCGCTGCGTGAAACGCTACCTCGCCCGACGTATCTACCGCACCCTCAGCGCCGCCACACCCAGCGCCTCCCAGGCTTGA
- a CDS encoding LysR family transcriptional regulator: MEVHQLEILRELGALGSVKAVADTLMVTPSAVSQQLAHLQRTVEAPLTRKEGRNLVLTEAGQVLADAGAAVVSAMADARGALSTYHQSPAGRVSLSGFHSAGQALFAPLARMLDKPEHPRIELSDEDVAQQDFPALTARYDLVLAHRMDHSPRWPAERVAVIPLAHEPLDVALPAGHPLAQKDTVTADDVGAEAWVTSHPGYSPADVLSAVAAVSSREPNIVHRINDYSTVAALVAAGGVVGLLPRYTAGPVLNPDIVLRPLEGISTRRRIDLLARPENLKRRAVVMVCEALEDIMAGLVRQG, encoded by the coding sequence GTGGAAGTTCATCAGCTGGAGATCCTGCGCGAACTGGGAGCACTGGGAAGTGTCAAGGCCGTGGCAGACACCCTCATGGTCACTCCTTCGGCCGTCTCGCAGCAACTGGCCCACCTGCAGCGGACGGTCGAGGCACCACTGACGCGCAAGGAGGGCCGGAACCTGGTCCTCACGGAAGCCGGCCAGGTACTCGCGGACGCGGGCGCCGCCGTCGTCAGTGCCATGGCCGACGCCCGCGGCGCCCTGAGCACCTATCACCAGTCGCCGGCAGGCCGCGTGAGCCTCAGCGGCTTCCACAGCGCCGGGCAGGCGTTGTTTGCCCCGCTGGCTCGCATGCTGGACAAGCCGGAGCACCCCCGGATCGAACTGTCCGACGAGGACGTGGCCCAGCAGGACTTCCCTGCCCTCACCGCGCGGTACGACCTGGTCCTGGCGCACCGCATGGACCACAGTCCGCGCTGGCCCGCAGAACGGGTTGCGGTGATCCCGCTGGCGCACGAACCGCTGGACGTGGCACTGCCCGCCGGCCACCCGTTGGCGCAAAAGGACACTGTCACGGCGGACGACGTGGGCGCCGAGGCCTGGGTGACTAGCCACCCCGGCTACTCCCCCGCCGACGTCCTGTCCGCCGTCGCTGCAGTCTCCAGCCGCGAGCCGAACATTGTGCACCGCATCAACGACTACTCCACGGTCGCGGCTCTCGTGGCCGCCGGCGGCGTGGTGGGCCTGCTGCCCAGGTATACGGCAGGGCCGGTCCTTAACCCGGACATCGTGCTGCGGCCGCTGGAGGGCATCAGCACGCGCCGCAGGATCGACCTGCTGGCCCGGCCGGAAAACCTGAAGCGGCGGGCCGTGGTGATGGTCTGCGAGGCCCTGGAGGACATCATGGCGGGGCTGGTGCGGCAGGGCTGA
- the tdh gene encoding L-threonine 3-dehydrogenase → MKALYKAGPHAGFELVDRPEPEAGPADVKIRVMTTGICGTDLHIQSWDSWAQGIIEAPLIAGHEFYGEVVEVGEDVRDVKVGDRVSGEGHVVCGICRNCRAGRRQMCIHTVSVGVQRDGAFAEYVVIPETNVWVHHDPSVTPELGAIFDPFGNATHTALSFPLVGEDVLITGAGPIGLMAIAVARHAGARKIAITDISRPRLDLARQLGADLAIDVSTTRVRDAQRELGMREGFDVGMEMSGHPSALPEMIDNMNHGGRIAMLGLPIQEITIDWGKVVTHMLTLKGIYGREMYETWYAMSAMLSSNPVLHAGISAVVTDTLPATNWEKGFDIARSGVGGKVVLDWTRL, encoded by the coding sequence ATGAAGGCCCTCTACAAGGCCGGCCCACACGCCGGTTTCGAACTCGTCGACCGGCCTGAGCCTGAGGCCGGCCCGGCGGACGTGAAGATCCGGGTCATGACCACGGGGATCTGCGGTACGGACCTGCACATCCAGTCCTGGGATTCCTGGGCCCAGGGGATCATCGAAGCGCCCCTCATTGCCGGCCACGAGTTCTATGGCGAAGTGGTGGAGGTGGGGGAAGACGTCCGGGACGTCAAGGTGGGTGACCGGGTCTCGGGTGAAGGCCACGTGGTGTGCGGCATCTGCCGCAACTGCCGGGCCGGCCGCCGCCAAATGTGCATTCATACTGTCAGCGTGGGGGTCCAGCGTGACGGTGCGTTCGCAGAGTACGTGGTGATCCCCGAAACCAATGTCTGGGTCCACCACGATCCTTCCGTCACACCGGAGTTGGGCGCCATCTTCGACCCTTTCGGCAACGCTACCCACACAGCCCTGAGCTTCCCGCTGGTGGGGGAGGACGTCCTGATCACGGGCGCCGGCCCCATCGGCCTGATGGCCATCGCGGTCGCCCGCCATGCCGGCGCGCGAAAAATCGCCATCACGGACATCTCCCGGCCCCGCCTGGACCTTGCACGGCAGCTCGGTGCGGACCTTGCCATCGATGTCTCCACCACCAGGGTCCGCGACGCCCAGCGCGAGCTGGGCATGCGCGAAGGCTTCGACGTCGGAATGGAAATGTCAGGCCACCCCTCCGCCCTGCCGGAGATGATCGACAACATGAACCACGGCGGCCGGATCGCCATGCTGGGGCTGCCCATCCAGGAGATCACCATCGATTGGGGCAAGGTGGTCACCCACATGCTCACGCTCAAGGGCATCTACGGCCGGGAAATGTACGAAACCTGGTACGCCATGAGCGCCATGCTGTCCTCCAACCCCGTCCTGCACGCGGGCATTTCCGCCGTGGTCACGGACACGCTTCCGGCCACCAACTGGGAGAAGGGCTTCGACATTGCCCGCAGCGGTGTGGGCGGCAAAGTTGTCCTCGACTGGACCCGACTGTAA
- a CDS encoding glycine C-acetyltransferase, which translates to MYTSIKGQLHDELEDIRTAGLYKTERSISSPQSSHITAGRIGGPGADVLNFCANNYLGLADHPDIISAAKAAMDERGFGMASVRFICGTQDLHLELEARVSKFLGTEDTILFSSCFDANGGVFESLFGPEDAVISDALNHASIIDGIRLCKARRYRYANQDMAELEARLQEAQDARRKIIVTDGVFSMDGYLAPLEAICDLAEKYDALVMVDDSHAVGFMGATGAGTPEHAGVSHRVDIYTGTFGKALGGASGGYVSGRREIVAMLRQKARPYLFSNSLAPAIVAATLKALDLVENSADLRRRLFENAELFRRRMTEEGFDLLPGEHAIVPVMFGDAVMAAKVADRMLQHGVFVTAFSFPVVPRGAARIRVQLSAAHSADDVEACVGAFVASRAEAAA; encoded by the coding sequence ATGTACACCTCCATCAAGGGCCAGCTCCACGACGAGCTGGAAGACATCCGCACCGCCGGGCTCTACAAGACCGAACGCAGCATCAGCTCGCCGCAGTCCAGCCACATCACGGCCGGCCGGATTGGCGGCCCGGGCGCCGACGTGCTGAACTTCTGCGCCAACAACTACCTGGGCCTGGCAGACCACCCGGACATCATCAGTGCCGCCAAGGCTGCGATGGACGAGCGCGGCTTCGGCATGGCCAGCGTCCGTTTCATCTGCGGGACCCAGGACCTGCACCTGGAACTTGAGGCCAGGGTCTCCAAGTTCCTGGGCACCGAGGACACCATCCTGTTTTCCAGCTGCTTCGACGCCAATGGTGGAGTTTTCGAATCCCTTTTCGGCCCCGAGGACGCGGTCATTTCCGACGCCCTGAACCACGCCTCCATCATCGACGGCATCCGCCTGTGCAAGGCCCGCCGCTACCGCTATGCCAACCAGGACATGGCCGAGCTCGAGGCCCGGCTGCAGGAGGCCCAGGACGCCCGCCGGAAGATCATCGTCACTGACGGCGTGTTTTCGATGGACGGCTACCTGGCTCCGCTTGAAGCCATCTGCGACCTCGCCGAAAAATACGACGCCCTGGTGATGGTGGACGATTCGCACGCCGTGGGCTTCATGGGTGCCACGGGCGCAGGCACACCCGAACACGCTGGGGTGTCACACCGGGTGGATATCTACACCGGCACGTTCGGCAAGGCCCTGGGCGGGGCGTCCGGCGGCTATGTTTCGGGCCGCAGGGAGATCGTTGCCATGCTGCGGCAGAAGGCCAGGCCCTACCTGTTCTCCAACTCCCTGGCTCCCGCCATTGTGGCCGCCACCCTCAAGGCGCTGGACCTGGTGGAAAACTCGGCGGACCTGCGCCGCCGCCTGTTCGAGAACGCCGAACTCTTCCGCCGCCGCATGACCGAGGAGGGCTTCGACCTGCTTCCCGGGGAACACGCCATCGTGCCGGTGATGTTTGGTGACGCCGTGATGGCCGCCAAGGTGGCTGACCGCATGCTGCAGCACGGAGTCTTCGTCACCGCCTTCAGCTTCCCCGTGGTCCCGCGGGGTGCTGCGAGGATCCGGGTCCAGCTGTCGGCTGCACATTCAGCGGACGACGTCGAGGCGTGCGTGGGTGCCTTCGTCGCCAGCCGTGCCGAGGCAGCAGCCTGA